A stretch of Nitrospirota bacterium DNA encodes these proteins:
- a CDS encoding response regulator transcription factor — MPLHILTIEDEPDIASLIKLYLEKEGYRVTHISDGAKGLTEIQRSRPDLLILDLMLPGMDGLEICKKLRGKTETASVPILMLTAKGEEFDKVLGLELGADDYLTKPFSPRELVARVKSLLRRSSPAETPAVLRYGPLTLDPVRHEVRLNDKEVSLTSKEFGLLEILLKNRGRVQTRDALLNHVWGYDYFGTTRTVDVHIGRIREKIPLLADAVVTVKSLGYKIKDEE, encoded by the coding sequence ATGCCTCTCCATATTCTCACCATAGAAGATGAACCCGACATTGCCAGTTTAATCAAACTTTATCTCGAAAAAGAGGGCTATCGGGTGACCCATATCTCGGATGGGGCAAAAGGGTTGACTGAGATTCAGCGGAGCCGGCCCGATCTACTCATACTGGATTTAATGCTTCCGGGGATGGATGGCCTTGAAATCTGCAAAAAGCTTCGGGGTAAAACTGAAACCGCTTCAGTACCGATTCTCATGCTGACTGCCAAAGGGGAGGAATTCGACAAGGTTCTGGGTCTGGAGCTTGGGGCAGATGATTATCTGACGAAACCCTTTTCCCCGAGAGAACTGGTGGCTCGCGTGAAGTCTCTTCTCCGGCGATCCTCGCCAGCTGAAACTCCCGCGGTTCTGAGATATGGCCCACTCACTCTCGATCCAGTTCGGCATGAGGTACGACTCAATGATAAAGAGGTTTCTCTCACATCTAAAGAGTTTGGTCTCCTGGAAATCTTGTTAAAAAATCGGGGAAGAGTTCAGACCCGGGATGCCCTCTTAAATCATGTCTGGGGATACGACTATTTTGGCACCACCCGTACCGTTGACGTCCATATCGGGAGAATCCGGGAAAAAATTCCCCTTCTGGCTGATGCCGTGGTCACCGTCAAGTCGCTTGGCTATAAAATAAAAGATGAAGAATGA